The following are from one region of the Gryllotalpicola protaetiae genome:
- a CDS encoding enoyl-CoA hydratase/isomerase family protein has product MDEVKVDVEQDGAVRRITINRPDKRNALSRAMFAELEGLFRQPPPAGERVTVIQTVGHVFCSGIDLNERLAQGAPPLDDLCEAISSYPLPVVAIMQGDAIAGGAFLALACDFVVAAEKARLWVSLVQIGLAPPWPLTRRLAELAGPAFARQLVLLGDPVEASRLAAANMIASAVPAEDLSAEAERIIGRLAQNAPLSLRAIKATLAAKDYAELDHDNVVELIHTARDSEDGREGVKARLERRMPVYAGK; this is encoded by the coding sequence ATGGACGAAGTCAAAGTCGACGTCGAGCAGGACGGGGCCGTCCGACGCATCACGATCAACCGCCCCGACAAGCGCAATGCGCTCTCACGCGCAATGTTCGCGGAGCTTGAGGGGCTGTTCCGTCAGCCGCCGCCCGCCGGCGAACGTGTGACGGTCATCCAGACCGTCGGGCACGTCTTCTGCTCAGGCATCGACTTGAACGAACGGCTCGCCCAAGGCGCCCCGCCGCTCGACGACCTGTGCGAGGCGATCTCCTCCTACCCGCTTCCCGTGGTCGCGATCATGCAGGGCGACGCGATCGCGGGCGGAGCGTTCCTCGCACTCGCCTGCGACTTCGTGGTCGCCGCAGAGAAAGCGCGGCTATGGGTCTCGCTCGTCCAGATCGGCCTCGCGCCGCCGTGGCCGCTGACGCGTCGGCTCGCCGAGCTGGCCGGCCCGGCATTCGCCCGCCAGCTCGTGCTGCTGGGCGATCCTGTGGAGGCGTCGCGGCTGGCCGCCGCCAACATGATCGCGTCTGCGGTGCCTGCCGAAGACCTCTCGGCCGAAGCCGAGCGCATCATCGGTCGCCTGGCCCAGAACGCACCGCTCTCCCTTCGAGCCATCAAGGCGACGCTGGCTGCGAAGGACTATGCAGAGCTCGACCACGACAACGTGGTCGAGCTGATTCACACGGCGCGTGACAGCGAGGACGGCCGCGAAGGCGTGAAGGCGCGGCTCGAACGACGGATGCCCGTGTATGCCGGCAAATGA
- a CDS encoding acetate--CoA ligase family protein yields the protein MLSTGEMGALATPRTVAVVGASRDETKLSGKTVAYLRRFGFSGRIIPVSRSAGVVAGIPTVPALTASDGVELAILAVPADHVADQLEMCRTAGVTATVVFAGGFGELGERGAANEAALRGIPGIGVGGMRVVGPNCLGFVHPETGVMATFGSVLDDFEPAPGNAALVTRSGGFGSGVLGAANAAGLGCSWWVSTGNEFDVTLAEMLESLVEQDDVERLLVCSEGLTAGDAFVRAARRAQQLSKPIVMLDTGRSTHGARAAASHTGTAAGQHRVFESIADELGVIRVRSLQSLLDAGRALAAHPHGARAGATIVTVSGGSGVLAADASADAGLALASWDAPWRERLARGLPPLASTANPVDVTATSDSRAFEHAVRTAASHPDTGVIVALLANRRRDEAERVKILTEAQAASDTPIVVSWVGASAGLESQLAAAHVPAFPDPTRAVDAAAVLVTAGALAALGERDDAEAHSHAIDRRRELAAAQALADRSRWVPRADGSLLLTDEASRELLAAYGVTTPHERTVDNAAEALRAAELLGYPVVLKARSTELLHRSAAGLVRTGISNGDELRSAIDALRGLSSGRLGRGGLVVQQQVGAGCELLAGITRDPAFGTVMLIASGGVLTELIDDGMALLPPASPSHAERVAAELRAVRHPLDSSTSAAAIASSAAETLAAISRLAADCRDIVAEADFNPLIVSPDGTGRLIATAVDWVVLGDPAATG from the coding sequence ATGCTGTCGACAGGGGAAATGGGCGCCCTCGCGACACCGCGGACCGTAGCCGTGGTCGGGGCGTCGCGGGATGAGACGAAGCTCTCGGGCAAGACGGTCGCCTACCTGCGCAGATTCGGCTTCTCCGGCCGCATCATTCCGGTCTCGCGGTCCGCCGGCGTCGTTGCCGGCATCCCCACGGTCCCCGCTCTGACCGCCTCGGACGGCGTGGAACTCGCCATCCTCGCCGTACCCGCCGATCATGTCGCCGACCAGCTCGAGATGTGCCGCACCGCCGGCGTCACGGCGACCGTCGTGTTTGCGGGCGGCTTCGGGGAGCTCGGCGAGCGCGGTGCGGCCAACGAGGCGGCGCTGCGCGGCATCCCCGGCATCGGCGTGGGCGGAATGCGTGTCGTGGGCCCCAACTGCCTGGGCTTCGTGCACCCGGAGACCGGGGTCATGGCGACCTTCGGCAGCGTCCTCGACGACTTCGAGCCGGCGCCGGGGAACGCCGCGCTCGTCACCCGCAGCGGCGGCTTCGGCTCCGGTGTGCTCGGCGCAGCCAATGCCGCCGGGCTCGGCTGCTCGTGGTGGGTCAGCACCGGGAACGAGTTCGACGTCACACTCGCCGAGATGCTCGAGTCGCTGGTCGAGCAGGACGATGTCGAGCGCCTGCTCGTGTGCAGCGAGGGGCTCACTGCGGGCGACGCCTTCGTCAGGGCGGCGCGGCGTGCACAGCAGCTGTCCAAACCGATCGTCATGCTCGACACGGGCCGGTCGACACACGGGGCGCGCGCGGCCGCTTCGCACACGGGCACGGCGGCGGGGCAGCACCGGGTATTCGAGTCCATCGCCGACGAGCTCGGGGTGATCAGGGTGCGCAGCCTGCAGAGCCTGCTCGACGCCGGCCGCGCACTCGCGGCACACCCGCATGGCGCCCGCGCGGGTGCCACGATCGTCACGGTTTCAGGCGGTTCGGGGGTGCTCGCCGCTGATGCGAGCGCGGATGCGGGGCTTGCACTCGCGAGTTGGGACGCGCCCTGGCGCGAACGGCTCGCCAGGGGCCTGCCCCCACTCGCCTCGACGGCCAACCCGGTAGACGTGACCGCAACATCGGACAGCAGGGCGTTCGAGCACGCGGTGCGCACCGCAGCCAGTCATCCCGACACCGGCGTCATCGTCGCGCTGCTCGCCAACCGACGACGCGACGAGGCAGAACGGGTGAAGATCCTCACGGAAGCACAGGCTGCGAGCGACACACCGATCGTCGTGTCATGGGTAGGCGCGTCGGCAGGCCTCGAGTCGCAGCTGGCCGCAGCGCACGTGCCCGCCTTCCCCGACCCGACCCGAGCGGTGGATGCGGCGGCCGTCCTGGTCACGGCAGGCGCCCTCGCGGCGCTCGGTGAGCGCGATGACGCCGAGGCGCATTCGCACGCGATCGACCGTCGTCGCGAGCTCGCCGCCGCCCAGGCACTCGCGGACAGGTCCCGGTGGGTCCCGCGTGCGGATGGGTCGCTGCTTCTCACGGACGAGGCCAGCCGAGAGCTGCTGGCGGCATACGGCGTCACCACTCCTCATGAGCGCACGGTCGACAACGCCGCCGAGGCGCTTCGCGCCGCGGAGCTGCTCGGCTACCCGGTCGTCCTCAAAGCCCGATCGACAGAGCTGCTCCATCGCAGCGCTGCCGGGCTGGTGCGAACGGGGATCAGCAATGGCGACGAACTGCGCTCCGCGATCGACGCGCTGCGCGGCCTGAGCAGCGGACGGCTGGGACGCGGCGGCCTCGTGGTCCAGCAGCAGGTGGGCGCCGGGTGCGAGCTGCTTGCAGGCATCACACGGGACCCTGCCTTCGGCACCGTCATGCTGATCGCGAGCGGCGGCGTGCTCACGGAGCTCATCGACGACGGGATGGCTCTCCTGCCGCCCGCGTCGCCCTCGCACGCCGAACGCGTCGCGGCCGAGTTGCGCGCCGTGAGGCATCCGCTCGACAGCTCGACTTCAGCCGCGGCGATCGCAAGCTCTGCAGCCGAGACGCTCGCCGCGATCTCACGGCTGGCCGCCGACTGTCGCGACATCGTCGCCGAAGCCGATTTCAATCCGCTGATCGTCTCGCCAGACGGAACGGGGCGGCTCATCGCGACCGCAGTCGACTGGGTGGTGCTCGGCGATCCGGCCGCAACAGGTTGA
- a CDS encoding CaiB/BaiF CoA transferase family protein: MPANDLNGRRGDFAAAPALSGIRVLDFTRFVSGPYTTMLMADAGADVVKVEPIGGEATRFLDPKIETPDGEASGYFHRFNRSKRSLCVDFRSTEGRDLLLRMIPQFDVIVENFRPGVLDALGLGYDVVSEIAPGLIYCSISGFGQTAGPHRSDPAFAILAEVSAGVVGRTNRLDEPPVRLSAPIGDLYPAAMAVAGVSMALFRRERTGEGAHIDVAMFDALVSLNENAITMSATTGREVRPAGRLTYTAPFGIFEAADGYICIAVLGDKVWHRFCEAIGRPELAEASDLDTGTKRAASMDGRLGTALADWLSSRTRQQAVDELLAGGVPAGPVSTPFDIIDSPQAVARELIWDVPSYTGAVVRTPGSPIRIEPGGFATPGRVPAAGEHTRELLESIAGLDDAEIDRLERAGVIASWSPSRQESTV; this comes from the coding sequence ATGCCGGCAAATGACCTGAACGGGCGCCGCGGCGACTTCGCCGCGGCGCCCGCCCTCAGCGGGATCCGCGTGCTGGATTTCACGCGCTTCGTTTCCGGACCGTACACGACGATGCTCATGGCTGACGCCGGCGCCGACGTCGTGAAGGTCGAGCCGATCGGCGGCGAGGCGACGCGGTTCCTCGACCCCAAGATCGAGACTCCCGATGGAGAGGCATCCGGCTACTTCCACCGCTTCAATCGCAGCAAGCGCAGCCTGTGCGTCGATTTCCGTTCCACGGAAGGCCGCGACCTGCTGCTGCGGATGATTCCCCAGTTCGACGTCATCGTCGAGAACTTCCGCCCCGGCGTGCTCGACGCGCTCGGCCTCGGCTACGACGTCGTCAGCGAGATCGCGCCGGGGCTCATCTATTGCTCGATCTCCGGTTTCGGCCAGACGGCGGGACCTCACCGCTCCGACCCGGCGTTCGCGATTCTCGCCGAGGTGTCTGCGGGCGTGGTCGGACGCACGAATCGCCTCGATGAGCCGCCGGTGCGCCTGTCCGCGCCGATCGGCGACCTCTACCCTGCGGCAATGGCGGTCGCCGGCGTCAGCATGGCGCTGTTCCGCCGCGAGCGCACCGGCGAGGGCGCGCACATCGACGTGGCCATGTTCGATGCCCTCGTGTCGCTCAACGAGAACGCGATCACGATGTCCGCGACGACTGGCCGCGAGGTGCGCCCGGCCGGGCGCCTGACGTATACGGCGCCCTTCGGCATCTTCGAGGCTGCGGACGGATACATCTGCATCGCTGTGCTCGGCGACAAGGTCTGGCACAGGTTCTGCGAGGCCATCGGGCGGCCGGAACTGGCCGAGGCATCCGACCTCGACACCGGAACCAAGCGCGCGGCCTCGATGGACGGGCGCCTCGGTACTGCCCTCGCCGACTGGCTGAGCTCGCGCACCCGGCAGCAGGCCGTCGACGAGCTGCTCGCCGGCGGAGTTCCTGCAGGGCCGGTGTCCACCCCGTTCGACATCATCGATTCCCCGCAGGCCGTCGCACGCGAGCTCATCTGGGATGTGCCCTCGTACACGGGTGCCGTCGTGCGGACGCCCGGCAGCCCGATCAGGATCGAGCCGGGCGGCTTCGCCACACCAGGCCGGGTACCAGCGGCGGGCGAGCACACCAGGGAGCTCCTCGAGTCGATCGCGGGGCTCGACGACGCCGAGATCGACCGGCTCGAGCGGGCCGGTGTCATCGCGTCGTGGTCGCCCAGCCGTCAGGAGAGCACGGTATGA